A single region of the Brachypodium distachyon strain Bd21 chromosome 3, Brachypodium_distachyon_v3.0, whole genome shotgun sequence genome encodes:
- the LOC100846837 gene encoding transmembrane emp24 domain-containing protein p24beta2 has product MMEALSWRTACLVVLCVLPFLRPAAGIRFVIDREECFSHNVEYEGDTVHVSFVVIKADTPWHYSEDGVDLVVKDPNGGQVRDSRDKTSDKFDFIVQKRGVHRFCFTNKSPYHETIDFDVHVGHFSYFEQHAKDEHFAPLFEQIAKLDEALYNIQFEQHWLEAQTDRQAILNENMSKRAVHKALIESAALIAASVIQVYLLRRLFERKLGTSRV; this is encoded by the exons ATGATGGAGGCGCTGAGTTGGAGAACGGCGTGCCTCGTGGTCCTCTGTGTGCTGCCCTTCTTGCGCCCGGCTGCGGGTATCCGCTTCGTGATCGATAGGGAGGAGTGCTTCTCGCATAACGTGGAGTACGAGGGGGACACTGTCCATGTATCCTTCGTGGTGATCAAGGCCGACACGCCGTGGCATTATAGCGAGGATGGGGTGGATCTTGTT GTTAAAGATCCTAATGGAGGTCAAGTCCGCGATTCTCGTGACAAGACTAGCGATAAATTTGACTTCATTGTTCAGAAGAGAGGGGTTCACCGCTTCTGCTTCACCAATAAATCCCCATATCACGAAACCATAGACTTTGACGTGCATGTTGGTCATTTTTCATATTTCGAACAACATGCCAAAGATG AACATTTTGCACCTCTGTTCGAACAAATTGCAAAGTTAGATGAAGCGCTTTACAACATTCAGTTCGAGCAGCACTGGCTTGAGGCCCAAACTGACCGGCAAGCAATAT TGAATGAGAACATGAGCAAGCGGGCCGTCCACAAGGCGCTGATCGAGTCGGCGGCGCTGATCGCAGCCAGCGTCATCCAGGTGTACCTATTGCGCCGCCTCTTCGAGCGCAAGCTGGGGACATCCAGGGTCTGA
- the LOC104584254 gene encoding uncharacterized protein LOC104584254 — MASSSIASATLMRYDNIELEKWDNSNHVAFLVMKTSISPDIIGALPDKSTAKEFLKAVEEQFKSSEKVYSRELLGKLLEKYVIERNVRGHTLRMVNATSKLKALEFVLNENIIIFLILESLPPESDQFKINYNSLKEKWSLTEMTPRVVEEEQRIMKQAKDQAFHVGSSKRKHDGQASSSKAQKKKFIQNDTKLLQRARAMLPAPLLEK, encoded by the exons CCGCTACACTGATGCGCTATGATAACATTGAG CTAGAGAAGTGGGACAATTCAAATCATGTCGCCTTTCTTGTTATGAAAACTTCAATCTCCCCTGATATCATCGGGGCTCTCCCCGACAAGAGCACTGCTAAAGAATTTCTTAAAGCAGTTGAAGAACAATTCAAAAGTTCAGAAAAAGTATATTCTCGAGAGCTTCTTGGCAAGCTTCTTGAGAAGTATGTGATTGAAAGAAATGTAAGAGGCCATACCTTGAGGATGGTGAATGCAACTTCAAAACTTAAGGCTTTGGAGTTTGTCCTTAATGAAAATATCATAATCTTCTTGATATTAGAGTCTCTCCCTCCAGAATCTGATCAGTTCAAGATCAATTACAATTCCCTGAAAGAAAAATGGTCGCTCACGGAGATGACTCCTCGAGTTGTTGAGGAAGAACAGAGGATCATGAAACAGGCAAAGGACCAGGCTTTTCATGTTGGCTCTTCCAAGAGAAAGCATGACGGCCAGGCATCTTCCTCAAAGGCCCAAAAGAAGAAATTCATCCAAAATGATACTAAGCTGCTCCAAAGGGCAAGGGCCATGCTGCCAGCACCTCTGCTGGAGAAGTGA
- the LOC100821029 gene encoding ACT domain-containing protein ACR4, translating into MMACGSRHGNAEVVDEFEKLVIRMNPPRVTVDNESDITATLVKVDSANKYGTLLEVVQVLTDLKLTINRAYISSDGEWFMDVFHVVDEEGNKLYDGQVIDRIEQSLGAGSLSFRATDAETETAAAAMAQATAIELVGRDRPGLLSEVFAVLTNLRCNIASSEVWTHDGRMAALVRVTDADTGAGIEEDDDPERLDTVKRLLRHVLRGRAAVQARPGGALHAHRRLHQMMSADLRSRAAAAGAGDEEEEDCEGVVVGVEECAERGYTVVNVRCRDRAKLLFDTVCTLTDMQYVVFHGTVIAEGSEAYQEFYIRHLDDGAAASASAADRARLRRCLQAAIQRRNTEGVVGLELRCEDRPGLLSDVTRVFREHGLSVTHAEVATWGTQAADVFRVVTASGDAPVPARAVDAVRAEVGEDILFIKDDTLAASANAVGGPVSPTGRGGGDGRRSLGNMIRSRSEKFLFNLGLIRSCS; encoded by the exons ATGATGGCCTGTGGGTCTCGTCATGGCAACGCCGAGGTTGTCGATGAGTTTGAGAAGCTGGTCATCAGGATGAACCCTCCAAG GGTGACGGTGGATAATGAGTCCGACATCACCGCCACCTTGGTCAAG GTGGACAGCGCGAACAAGTACGGGACGTTGCTGGAGGTGGTTCAGGTGCTGACCGATCTGAAGCTCACCATCAACAGGGCCTACATTTCCTCTGATGGGGAGTGGTTCATGGATG TGTTCCATGTCGTGGATGAGGAAGGGAATAAGCTTTATGACGGCCAAGTCATCGACAGGATTGAACAG TCTCTGGGAGCCGGGTCGCTGAGCTTCCGTGCCACGGACGCCGAGACGgagacagcggcggcggcaatggcgcaGGCAACGGCGATCGAGCTGGTGGGCAGGGACAGGCCGGGCCTGCTGTCGGAGGTGTTCGCGGTGCTGACGAACCTCCGCTGCAACATCGCGTCCTCCGAGGTCTGGACCCACGACGGGCGCATGGCCGCCCTGGTGCGCGTCACGGACGCCGACACCGGCGCCGGcatcgaggaagacgacgacccGGAGCGGCTCGACACCGTCAAGCGGCTGCTCCGCCACGTGCtccgcggccgcgccgccgtccaggCGCGGCCGGGCGGCGCGCTGCACGCGCACCGGCGGCTGCACCAGATGATGAGCGCCGACCTCcgcagccgcgccgccgctgccggcgccggagacgaagaagaagaagattgcGAGGGGGTTGTTGTGGGGGTGGAGGAGTGCGCGGAGAGAGGCTACACGGTGGTGAACGTTCGCTGCCGGGATAGAGCCAAGCTGCTGTTCGATACTGTCTGCACGCTGACGGATATGCAGTACGTCGTCTTCCACGGCACCGTCATCGCCGAGGGCTCCGAGGCATACCAG GAGTTCTACATCCGGCAcctcgacgacggcgccgccgcctccgcctccgccgccgaccgcgcccgcctccgccgctgcctccagGCCGCCATCCAACGCCGCAACACCGAG GGGGTGGTGGGGCTGGAGCTGCGGTGCGAGGACAGGCCGGGCCTGCTGTCGGACGTGACGCGGGTGTTCCGGGAGCACGGGCTCTCCGTCACGCACGCCGAGGTGGCCACGTGGGGCACCCAGGCGGCCGACGTGTTCCGCGTCGTGACGGCGTCGGGGGACGCGCCCGTGCCGGCGCGCGCcgtggacgccgtccgggcgGAGGTCGGCGAGGACATCCTCTTTATCAAGGATGATaccctcgccgcctccgccaatGCTGTGGGTGGGCCTGTGTCGCCGACGggtcgtggcggcggcgacggccggcGGTCGCTCGGGAACATGATCAGGTCTCGGTCCGAGAAGTTCCTCTTCAACTTGGGCCTCATCAGGTCCTGCTCCTAG